In Osmerus eperlanus chromosome 17, fOsmEpe2.1, whole genome shotgun sequence, a single genomic region encodes these proteins:
- the dera gene encoding deoxyribose-phosphate aldolase: protein MSARNPGMDLDLEWVSKVRVNTQAVLKRAQQIQGHKLSKKQWQAAWLLRAVTCIDLTTLAGDDTPSNVHRLCLKATQPVRQDLLRSMDMHDKGVTTAAVCVYPSRVADAVKSLKAANSSLPVASVATGFPAGQTPLKTRLEEVRMAVEDGAMEIDIVINRTLALTGQWQAMYDEIRRFRAACGEAHMKSILAIGELGTYTNVYKASLVAMMAGSDFIKTSTGKESVNATYPVAIVMVRAIRDYFLRTGHKVGFKPAGGIRTAQESLVWLTLMKEELGDEWLSPHLFRLGASSLLADIERQVYHYVTGRYAAYHELPMA from the exons ATGTCTGCAAGAAATCCGGGAATGGACCTCG ACCTTGAGTGGGTCTCCAAGGTGCGTGTGAATACCCAGGCTGTTCTGAAGAGAGCCCAGCAGATCCAAGGACATAAGCTGTCCAAAAAACAATGGCAG GCTGCGTGGTTGCTAAGGGCAGTGACGTGCATTGATCTAACGACCCTCGCCGGCGATGACACGCCGTCCAACGTCCACCGACTGTGCTTGAAAGCAACTCAGCCTGTCCGTCAAGACCTGCTGAGGAGCATGGACATGCACGACAAAG GTGTGACtactgctgcagtgtgtgtatacCCATCCCGCGTGGCAGACGCTGTCAAATCACTGAAAGCTGCCAATTCAAGCCTACCTGTTGCCTCAG TTGCTACTGGTTTCCCAGCCGGCCAAACGCCTCTAAAGACCCGCCTGGAGGAGGTGCGCATGGCGGTGGAGGACGGAGCCATGGAGATTGACATTGTGATCAACAGGACCCTGGCTCTCACAGGACAGTGGCAAG CTATGTACGATGAGATTCGTCGGTTCAGGGCAGCCTGCGGGGAAGCTCACATGAAGAGCATCCTGGCCATCGGAGAGCTGGGCACCTACACCAACGTCTACAAAGCCAGCCTGGTGGCCATGATGGCTG GATCAGACTTCATCAAGACCTCCACTGGGAAGGAGTCCGTCAATGCTACGTACCCCGTTGCCATAGTGATGGTTAGGGCCATCCGTGACTACTTCCTGCGCACAGGCCATAAG GTGGGCTTCAAGCCAGCGGGGGGGATCCGCACAGCGCAGGAGTCTCTGGTGTGGCTGACCCTGATgaaggaggagctgggggaCGAGTGGCTCAGCCCGCACCTCTTCCGCCTGGGGGCCAGCAGCCTGCTGGCAGACATCGAGAGGCAG GTCTACCATTACGTGACTGGACGTTATGCAGCCTATCACGAGCTGCCCATGGCTTGA